The stretch of DNA TGGGCTCAATCCTGGACGTTGATTATGTAGTTTCAACATTTGCGGATTTGATATTTATAGGCTTTCAAACTtgaggagaaaggaagaaggtTTCGTGTTTGATTTTTCCCATTAGTAAAAATTAATCCTACCCAAAGGGTgctagaaaataataaatgatgtCTGATGAACGATatgttaatttgtttataaGAAATCTTTCACGTTGATTAAATCATTTAACTCCCAGTATTAAtccttaatattatttttttggggggggcaAGTGCTATCAATATAGAtcggtttatttatttatgttttcattttttcccaaaaaatactAGATTTAAATCTACAGGTAGGAAGGGTCTCATTAAATTGAAGTTTCGTAAGAGGGAGGGAGAAGGTTTATAGAAATACCGACCCGTCGCTAGCAAAATTCgatcacattaattaaattgaagtaCTTTCCTAAGAGGGAGGGAGAAGGTTTATAGAAATGCCAACCCCTAGCTAGCAAAGTCATACCACATTTGACTTTTGACACACCTTACTACCTTGCTTGTATaattaagtaaaagaaaagaatgaaacttGTCATTAGCCAGTCGAACGAATTGACCAGTAGCTGATCGTAGATCAGTGTCAAGGTCGAGAAAGCATAAGGTGGTTGTCCTCTCGAAaacaatatttatgaattatgatgAATGTTGACTGTTCAAAagtaacataaaataaaatagaataaaacaaACTTATAGCATGTTGACTTGCTAACTTATGCagaaaattataattagagaattgaCTTCCATGTATTAAACATATATGCATGTAGTAGCCAATTCCAGTAACAGACAAGAATCAAATTATATCACGTCTGTTTCTCCATTTTCCTAATTGTTAATAAATTTAGTATACGCAAAGTGAGGTGGTTAAGAATATTATATGGTAACTGGGTTTGAGATGAACAACTGATTGCAGGGAGATTAGGTTCAAAGACAAAGCAGACAGGAGAGATCCTCATCAATGGCCGCAAGCAAACCCTAGCATTCGGCACTTCggtaaggaagaagaaaatacgAGTTTGAAGGTTCTGatgtcattatttttttcatttagagtggagaatttgaaaattttaagaatatatatttatttatttcaacgAATTTTACCAccttcttttatattttaaagaattttgaaaatgatatcttttaGATGTCGATCGTTCTGAGGTCAATGATCTAATAAGATTCGTTATGAAATTAGTTTTTAACCCATTTTgctgaattatttaatttgtaaacCAGAACGTAAAATTCACGGCCATGGTGTGAACTCGGTTGCTACCTTGTTGCCGGAAATTTGGATAGTTCGACAACCCGCATAATGATAGACATAAAATACAAAGAAGATTTTgaccaaattatatatatttctgttTTAAGTGTGCTTATAATGGTACATGGATATAACGTCACATATGATCAAAAGAATTCATATAATGGGGGGAAATCAcctatcaaaaaagaaaatttccatCAGTCTTTAGTCATatcatttttgataattttaggcCTACGTGACACAAGATGACACCTTGATGACAACACTAACGGTACAAGAAGCCGTGTACTACTCAGCCCAGCTCCAGCTTCCAGACTCCATGTCAAGGGCCGAGAAGAAGCAAAGGGCAGAGGCCACAATCAAAGAGATGGGTTTGCAGGACGCCATCAACACCAGGATCGGCGGCTGGAGCTCCAAAGGCCTTAGTGGCGGACAGAAGAGGCGAGTTAGCATTTGCATTGAGATCTTGACACGCCCCAAGCTTCTCTTCCTCGACGAGCCCACCAGTGGCCTAGACAGTGCTGCTTCTTATCATGTCATGAATCGGATCATCAAGCTTGCCCAACAAGACAGAAGGACTGTGATTGCGTCCATCCATCAGCCCAGCAGTGAAGTCTTCGAGCTCTTTCACAATCTCTGCCTTCTCTCCTCTGGTAGGCTGGTCTATTTTGGTTCCACTTCGGCGACGAACGAGGTAACTAACGTTGGTCTTTCGATACGATGTACGATACTTTCCAAGTACACGCCCATATTAACATATTTAAGCCCCCAAAGTGGGCTTCGACTATGTTGAATTGGGAATTTTTGCACTTTTCTTTACTGTGGCTCGATCTATTTTCTTGGTGAATCCGTTTGCAGCTTGTCCAACATcaattaatctaattaatttgatgGGCTCCGGGATTCAAGAATGACTCTTGCATTGCTTTTGTGCAGTTTTTCTCTTTAAATGGCTTCCCATGTCCAACCATGAGGAACCCGTCTGATCACTATCTCAGAACCATCAACAAGGACTTCGATAATGTGAGTAGCTATTCAACATATAATTGCTCCATGTAATTATAGTCCCAAACACTTGCTTAAATCAGTTGCTATTGATCATTAGGATGTTGAACAAGGACTAGGCCAAAGTATGACTACTGTACAGGTTATCGATGTTCTTGTTAAATCATACAAGTCATCCAAGTATTTGCAACAAGTTCAAGAACGAGTGTATGGGATATGCCAACAGGTAAGCAATCCACCAAAGACTATACCAATTTATGTGTAACGTATGGCATATAGAAATAAATCTAAAGGGGACAGTTTACCTTGCTTTGTAGAAAGGGGAAACGCTGGAGAAGGGGGGAAGTCAAGCGGGATTCATTACTCAGAGCCTTGTTTTGACAAGGAGGTCTTTTGTGAACATGTATCGAGATCTGGGCTATTACTGGCTTCGTCTAGCAATTTACATCGCCTTGTGCTTGTGTGTTGGGACCATCTTCTACAACATTGGATCTAGTTTTGGCTCCATTCAAGTACCCATCTAACCAAAAACTGATCTCTAtacttacacacacacacacacaaacacggTGAAAAGATTAATAACTTTGTTTTGGCTACTGGCATATTTTCTTATAGGCTAGAGGATCGATGCTCATGTTTGTGGCATCATTCTTGACTTTCATGGCGATCGGTGGATTCCCTTCTTTTGTAGAGGATATGAAGGTGCAAACTTTGTACCCTGTGTCAGCCTATACATCGAGATCCTTTCTGGAAAAATGATAGATTTCAATGACACTTATTTTATCTCATTAATCTTACTTGGATCAAAATCAGATTTTCACCAGAGAAAGGTTAAACGGTCACTATGGCGTTGGCGCTTTCGTCGTTGGAAACACACTGTCTTCCATCCCGTACTTGTTTCTCATCTCTGTACTACCCGGAGCAATGGCCTATTACCTCGTCGGACTTCAGAAAACGCTCGACCATTTCCTCTGCTTCGCTCTTGTACTTTTCGCCTGCATGTTGTTGGTGGAGAGCCTGATGATGATCGTCGCAAGCGTCGTTCCAGATTTTCTCATGGGCATCATAACTGGAGCTGGAATCCAGGGCGTGATGATGCTGAACGGAGGCTTCTTCCGGTTACCAAACGATCTTCCTGAGCCCTTTTGGAGATACCCAATGTACTACATCTCCTTTCACAAGTATGCGTATCAAGGATTCTACAAGAACGAGTTCGAAGGCCTAATTTTCCCAAACAATGAGGCGAGGCAGGCAGCCACCATAACCGGCAAAGAGATCTTGAGGAATACTTGGCAAGTGGAGATGGGTTACTCTAAGTGGGTGGATCTTGCTATTTTGTTGGGAATGGTGGTTCTATACCGATTCATGTTTCTAGGTATTGTGAAATTTATCGAAAAGGTTAAGCCCATTCTTAGATCTGTCGATGCTGCTCCGTCTAAACAGGCGGCGGCGCAGTTTGAAGATCCATAATCGACGCCCAGGGCATCAATGAAGAACCAAGTGTGTGCCTTTTCTGTTGCTACCCATAATCTATATCGATCTAAGTTTGTTTTTTCAGGATGAATTAATGGCTTGTGTAGGATTTGCGATTAGGGTGATTGCTTATCAGCAAATCGTATGTTGTATTCTTGCTACTTAATTTATCATCCACGGGTTTGATATTTTGAGTAAAATCTTTGTAGCATAACGTACAATTCTAGATTTTCGTAGGAAAATCAGTACTGGTGGGACATACATGTCGAAATCATATAGATCATACTTAATTCCTACAGTGGTGCATGCACATGAGCAAGATTCTATACCATCTCAACTTCTTATTATATCCTCAGAAACTTAATCgatgcattttaattttctattcaaGTATCTGGTTGGAGGCTTACTCCCTGTCTAAATCTTGACCAGTTCAGTACATTCGATAATTCAAACAAGTCACGTTCAAATCCAAAGGAAACAGTCATCTTTGGAGCAGCTCACCAACAGTTTCCATGTTTTAAGTAATTCCATCCAGTAAGCAACCATGAACCTACAGAAGCAATTGCAGCATAAGTACTCTATCGACTCGTCAGCAATGATAGCTTTCCTATTTTGTCATCTATTGAGAATTTGTCAAGCCTGGTCCTATCACCGTCACCATCCATCTTAATTTGACACTggtaattaatttgaaatgatCAAGTCCTTTTTGTTCCTCCGTTTCCGGTCAAATTAGATGTTCGTTTTTGCCtcgcctttcttttcttttcttccttcgtTTGGGGGTTAAAAATTGTGGGTTTTGACATCGAAAGTTCAACAAATTAGGTGAATTTCAAAGCAACCTGTTGAACCAGATGCCGAACATGGTGGTTGTGTTCAGTATCTACTTTACCCCTTCATGTTCTTTCTACTTTTTGATTCCGTTCAAACTTAAACCCACACGACCACGAGAGATGTGTTGTTTCCTAGAAGCTACTTGGAATtcagaaattgaaatcaaaactaaGGTCTCAAATACTTCTCCCCAATTCCTAATTGTTGATGTGCAAAAGACGTCAAGTGCCAAATTAATCGAGAGATTGTCTTCTGAATTGAAAACAAAAGACCTGATGACCTTCATGTAGCTATGTTTATTGTTATTCGGGTCGACATGTAAATCATTGAAATATGATAAACAAGCAGGCAAGAAAAACATCGAAATTTGGAAAATCCTTGGGTTGTAGAGGAAAAAGCACCATTCAACTCCAGAATAAAATTCACgatcaaaacaaattttataatgttTGTCTTAAAACTGTGGCATAGAACTCCAGATGTACAAGACTACGACAATTAATTAGCTCTGGCATGAACCAAAGCTGATCTGTTCCAAGGGTTGATCGATGTTCAAGTTATCAGATTTTAGGTTCTGGATAGGCCTTCTTGTTGTTCTCCTATTTAACAATTATCATGAAttcccaaaaaagaaaaatagactTTCCGATTATTTGATTTCATAAGAAGACTTCCATTAAAGACGAGCAAAAATGGCCTCTATTATTCGATCGATCCAATTATGTGGCAGAAGAGGTTGAAATTAAAGCATTTTTAGAATCATTAGAAAGGGTATTATTTTTAGTAGTTGAGGTCGGATACAAGGGTGGTGAGAAGGGTTTAGTGTTGATCATTACTCGATTCGtaatatagttataattttttttctagatttttttttttcaattccatgataattcttataattaatCCTGAATCTAAACTTGTTTGAACTAACCTTTTGGTGAATTCTACAATATTTAAATCAATCAATGTagttagaaataataataataataataatgtaatatatacataataaatattatacttGTTTTTAATATAGATGGATTGAAGAATTAATATAGACCATGATGATATTATGTAAATAGTCAAATTTGATACTTTCAATGTGTTGGGCGAGACATGTAAACCGTCATATTTGAATTGAATGGTCAAGACATCTCACATTTCCCATCAACCCACTTCTCCAATTTTATTTGCAAGAAGGATAAAagttatattaagataaaagattcatatattttctgaattaaaatataaaatagtcaaaatagagttgataatattttaaaatttttattaaattatttattaaaatttttaaaatgcatttgAGATAtatgagtattttttttatctataaaattttatataaaaagttaCGTGTCCTTTTTAAgtcttattaaataaattatttaataaatataaaaaaaataatttaaaatatttattatatcttttttttttaattttaagatgatCGTTTTTACACGGTTCTCTATATTTGTGTCATCGAATACGTCAGGAGAGGTAAATCGCAAGTTAGATCTTTAGTTCTTGCATAAGGTAAGAGTCGAATTCGTGATCCACtaaattaacataaatatattgCTCATTCGATCACTCAATCTATATCgtgggattttattttttttaaccttAATTAACAAGCccacaaggaaaagaaaacccATTTCTAGCTTCTCCAATTTTCATTTATTAGTCATAGACACGAGCCTTATTCCTTATCCCTCAATTTTGCGGACGTGTTCTGTCCTTCATGTTCCCTCTTTGCTGCAGAACAGACCATCGTCGGGAGCGGCGGTGCAGGAGATGACCTTCTCTCTGTCGGTGAAATCGTTATGCTTTTGTTcagaattttttgtttttcttgtaaaatCGATTCGACACAATTCATTTTGTTCATTGGCTGTGTGCGAATGAATGGACAGGACAGGACAGGACATTTGTTCATTTTGTAAAATCCTAACGAGACAttgttttaaaatgttattattaaaattgttgCGAGATTAATGACAAATTACCTTCAAAATTTGTCGCAAAAATTTATAATCAgtaatttttaaagattttcTTTTAGAATAATTCGATATATTTTGAGAAAACAGAGAAAAAAGAATCAATCTTATTCCATTAGTATAGATTAATCTATTTATCATAAGTcacatttttataaatagtcATAACCtttcaagaataatttttttttatataaatgagatttttattgaatagtaaaagagaaaaaacagTTAAACTAGGATAAACACCAAGTAATAATACAGggcgagaaaaaaaaaatattatctagaTAAAGACACTACAAGAACACTAAGTCAAATAACAAGAAGACTAACACGTTGACAAAATGTTtaagaaatgtgaaaaatgaaTTAAGGGTCATGGCTGAAGAAATTGGGGAAAGTATAAAGGGTGTCGGTGGTGGGCTTTTGGATACTACTGCGGCTAGGCCTCTAGCGGTCCTCTGTCATAAAACAGTGGTCGGTGATAGGGGAGAGACAATTAATGTGGTTAGTAAAGGAGGGTTAGTGACAACTAATGGTGGTGGCCGGAAGAACGATCCTTAGGTGGCCAGGAAGTCTTTTGATGTTTCTAGTAAGTCTCATTTGATGGGGCCCATTTCATCTaaaattggtttaaattttaatgatgatAGATGTTATTTATGtgtcgatttgatttttttatagtagAGGTGTAAAAAAAGTCGAGCGACTGGCATGTCACTGTTCAAATGGCCCGGATCGAGCCAAAGAATTTGAGCTCACAACCCGGCCCATCTAAGGGCCCGGCTCGACCCATGGCCCAGCCCATTGGGACCTTATGGGTCgagcccatgaggcccttatgggcccaATCAGTTAGGCCCTTATGGGTTGGTTGATTAAGCCCACAATTTTGCAATTTGTATGTTGCTTTACTTGTGAGTTAACATGAAGGCAAAGCATGTCACAAATCTTGTGACAACTCATTatgtttttataaattttacaatttacatGTATTTTGCTTGTGAGTTGACATAAGGGCAAAGCATGTCACAAGTTTTGTGACAACTCATTATGTCTTTATAAAGATCACATGCTAACTATTAAGCTTGCCAGACTTACATTTGAAATTGAATATTTACCCACATTTGCCAATTTACCATGTCAAGTTATATCTTTTTATCACTTTTTTGTCATAATGTGACAAGTATTTGTGATAGCCTGACAAATGTTCCCTAACCTTTCTGTTACAacgtttgaaaatttgaaattcaccGAAGTTCGAATTTTTcataacatttgaatttgaaattcaaatttgcaaGTCCCCtgattgtctataaataggagaacaaatatgagttattttca from Diospyros lotus cultivar Yz01 chromosome 6, ASM1463336v1, whole genome shotgun sequence encodes:
- the LOC127804822 gene encoding ABC transporter G family member 1-like, whose translation is MSSPGDVPRWKPSASSTRKENDHDPDTESLASEEEVHVISDKMEPNFPFSTGLGSLNAGLNKGYQSSPNNLPPHTEAIEAPPLDSQIGRSLDVELNHSKQPLIQDDSVMRLNNYLGEVGYRGNGIFLTWRDLSVTVPGNKGGRRSILEEVNGYVEPGEVLAVMGPSGCGKSTLLDALAGRLGSKTKQTGEILINGRKQTLAFGTSAYVTQDDTLMTTLTVQEAVYYSAQLQLPDSMSRAEKKQRAEATIKEMGLQDAINTRIGGWSSKGLSGGQKRRVSICIEILTRPKLLFLDEPTSGLDSAASYHVMNRIIKLAQQDRRTVIASIHQPSSEVFELFHNLCLLSSGRLVYFGSTSATNEFFSLNGFPCPTMRNPSDHYLRTINKDFDNDVEQGLGQSMTTVQVIDVLVKSYKSSKYLQQVQERVYGICQQKGETLEKGGSQAGFITQSLVLTRRSFVNMYRDLGYYWLRLAIYIALCLCVGTIFYNIGSSFGSIQARGSMLMFVASFLTFMAIGGFPSFVEDMKIFTRERLNGHYGVGAFVVGNTLSSIPYLFLISVLPGAMAYYLVGLQKTLDHFLCFALVLFACMLLVESLMMIVASVVPDFLMGIITGAGIQGVMMLNGGFFRLPNDLPEPFWRYPMYYISFHKYAYQGFYKNEFEGLIFPNNEARQAATITGKEILRNTWQVEMGYSKWVDLAILLGMVVLYRFMFLGIVKFIEKVKPILRSVDAAPSKQAAAQFEDP